One window of Camelina sativa cultivar DH55 chromosome 4, Cs, whole genome shotgun sequence genomic DNA carries:
- the LOC104780470 gene encoding scarecrow-like protein 30 isoform X2, with protein MDSVLQVTVDGFKFENGSGSCCKPMNNLDESCFTCFDESESQSDSSSPTESKVCSDYLPVFKYINDMLMEEDLEDQPCMLVDSLALQAAEKSFYEVLQDQSPPTSDQISNDLEDGSLGNFSSITSLHQPTSDIIGSPEVVSEESTRRYHHRDDDLEGGRKSKLPAISTMDELAEKYEEVLLICQKNNHGEASPNKTKPAKGSSNRSKQQKSEQPVDMRDLLMQCAQAVASFDQSRAAEKLKEIREHSSIRGDATQRLGYHLAEALEARITGTMATPISATYSRTSMVDILKAYKGFVQACPTLRMCYFTANRTIYELASKATTLHIIDFGILYGFQLPCLIQALSNREGGPPLLRVTGIELPQSGFRPSERLEETGRRLKRFCDKFKVPFEYSFIAKNWEDITLDELVINSGETTVVNCILRLQYTPDETMSLNSPRDTVLKLFRDINPDLFVFAEINGTYNSPFFLTRFREALFHCSALFDMYEATLPEEDDCRTLVERELIVRDAMSVIACEGSERFARPETYKQWQVRILRAGFKPAKLNKEIIKHAKEIVKQRYHKDFVIDNDNHWMLQGWKGRVLYAVSCWKPAKKCL; from the exons ATGGATTCTGTTTTGCAAGTAACCGTTGATGGGTTCAAATTCGAAAACGGTTCTGGATCTTGCTGCAAACCAATGAACAATCTTGATGAATCTTGCTTCACTTGTTTCGACGAATCTGAATCTCAGAGCGACTCTTCTTCTCCTACCGAGTCTAAGGTATGTTCAGATTACCTTCCTGTCTTCAAGTACATCAATGACATGTTGATGGAGGAAGATCTTGAAGATCAGCCTTGTATGTTGGTAGACAGTTTGGCTTTACAAGCCGCCGAGAAATCTTTTTACGAAGTGCTTCAAGATCAATCTCCTCCTACTTCTGATCAAATCTCCAACGATTTAGAGGATGGTTCTCTCGGAAACTTCAGCTCTATAACGAGCTTACATCAACCAACCTCAGATATCATTGGATCGCCTGAAGTAGTTTCAGAGGAATCAACGAGAAGGTATCACCATAGGGATGATGATCTTGAGGGTGGAAGGAAATCGAAGCTCCCTGCAATATCTACAATGGATGAGCTGGCTGAAAAGTACGAGGAAGTGTTGTTGATATGTCAAAAGAATAATCATGGAGAAGCAtcaccaaacaaaaccaaaccagcAAAGGGCTCATCGAACCGATCCAAACAACAAAAGTCAGAACAGCCAGTTGATATGCGAGATCTTCTGATGCAATGCGCGCAAGCAGTGGCGAGTTTTGACCAGTCTAGAGCTGCTGAGAAACTTAAGGAGATAAGAGAACACTCTTCTATCCGCGGCGATGCAACTCAGAGACTTGGTTATCACTTAGCCGAAGCGCTTGAAGCACGTATTACCGGAACCATGGCTACACCAATATCTGCTACTTATAGCAGAACATCTATGGTGGACATTTTGAAGGCATACAAAGGGTTTGTTCAAGCTTGCCCCACCTTAAGAATGTGTTACTTCACTGCAAACAGAACAATCTATGAGCTTGCTTCCAAAGCAACCACACTTCACATCATTGATTTTGGGATTCTCTATGGTTTTCAGTTGCCTTGTCTGATACAAGCTCTGTCAAACCGTGAAGGCGGACCACCACTGCTCCGTGTGACTGGTATCGAGCTGCCTCAGTCAGGTTTCCGTCCATCAGAGCGGCTTGAAGAGACAGGGAGAAGACTGAAGAGGTTCTGTGACAAGTTCAAAGTCCCGTTTGAGTACAGTTTCATAGCCAAAAACTGGGAAGACATAACTCTTGATGAGCTTGTGATCAACAGTGGAGAGACAACAGTTGTCAACTGCATCCTCCGGCTACAGTATACGCCAGATGAAACCATGTCACTCAACTCTCCGAGAGACACGGTTCTGAAACTATTCAGAGATATCAATCCTGACCTCTTTGTGTTTGCAGAGATCAACGGGACTTACAATTCACCCTTCTTCCTAACAAGGTTCAGAGAAGCTCTCTTCCATTGCTCGGCTCTCTTTGACATGTATGAGGCCACATTACCAGAAGAAGACGATTGCAGGACCCTGGTGGAGAGGGAGCTAATCGTAAGAGATGCAATGAGTGTGATAGCCTGTGAAGGGTCTGAACGGTTTGCAAGGCCTGAAACTTACAAGCAATGGCAGGTTAGGATTTTAAGAGCCGGGTTCAAACCGGCGAAACTAAACAAAGAGATCATAAAGCACGCGAAAGAAATAGTGAAACAACGTTACCATAAAGATTTTGTGATTGACAATGATAACCACTGGATGCTTCAGGGCTGGAAAGGAAGAGTCCTTTATGCTGTTTCCTGCTGGAAACCTGCTAAGAA GTGTTTGTAG
- the LOC104780470 gene encoding scarecrow-like protein 30 isoform X3, with protein sequence MNLASLVSTNLNLRATLLLLPSLSLALQAAEKSFYEVLQDQSPPTSDQISNDLEDGSLGNFSSITSLHQPTSDIIGSPEVVSEESTRRYHHRDDDLEGGRKSKLPAISTMDELAEKYEEVLLICQKNNHGEASPNKTKPAKGSSNRSKQQKSEQPVDMRDLLMQCAQAVASFDQSRAAEKLKEIREHSSIRGDATQRLGYHLAEALEARITGTMATPISATYSRTSMVDILKAYKGFVQACPTLRMCYFTANRTIYELASKATTLHIIDFGILYGFQLPCLIQALSNREGGPPLLRVTGIELPQSGFRPSERLEETGRRLKRFCDKFKVPFEYSFIAKNWEDITLDELVINSGETTVVNCILRLQYTPDETMSLNSPRDTVLKLFRDINPDLFVFAEINGTYNSPFFLTRFREALFHCSALFDMYEATLPEEDDCRTLVERELIVRDAMSVIACEGSERFARPETYKQWQVRILRAGFKPAKLNKEIIKHAKEIVKQRYHKDFVIDNDNHWMLQGWKGRVLYAVSCWKPAKKICLLSYIWNESLYFLET encoded by the exons ATGAATCTTGCTTCACTTGTTTCGACGAATCTGAATCTCAGAGCGACTCTTCTTCTCCTACCGAGTCTAAG TTTGGCTTTACAAGCCGCCGAGAAATCTTTTTACGAAGTGCTTCAAGATCAATCTCCTCCTACTTCTGATCAAATCTCCAACGATTTAGAGGATGGTTCTCTCGGAAACTTCAGCTCTATAACGAGCTTACATCAACCAACCTCAGATATCATTGGATCGCCTGAAGTAGTTTCAGAGGAATCAACGAGAAGGTATCACCATAGGGATGATGATCTTGAGGGTGGAAGGAAATCGAAGCTCCCTGCAATATCTACAATGGATGAGCTGGCTGAAAAGTACGAGGAAGTGTTGTTGATATGTCAAAAGAATAATCATGGAGAAGCAtcaccaaacaaaaccaaaccagcAAAGGGCTCATCGAACCGATCCAAACAACAAAAGTCAGAACAGCCAGTTGATATGCGAGATCTTCTGATGCAATGCGCGCAAGCAGTGGCGAGTTTTGACCAGTCTAGAGCTGCTGAGAAACTTAAGGAGATAAGAGAACACTCTTCTATCCGCGGCGATGCAACTCAGAGACTTGGTTATCACTTAGCCGAAGCGCTTGAAGCACGTATTACCGGAACCATGGCTACACCAATATCTGCTACTTATAGCAGAACATCTATGGTGGACATTTTGAAGGCATACAAAGGGTTTGTTCAAGCTTGCCCCACCTTAAGAATGTGTTACTTCACTGCAAACAGAACAATCTATGAGCTTGCTTCCAAAGCAACCACACTTCACATCATTGATTTTGGGATTCTCTATGGTTTTCAGTTGCCTTGTCTGATACAAGCTCTGTCAAACCGTGAAGGCGGACCACCACTGCTCCGTGTGACTGGTATCGAGCTGCCTCAGTCAGGTTTCCGTCCATCAGAGCGGCTTGAAGAGACAGGGAGAAGACTGAAGAGGTTCTGTGACAAGTTCAAAGTCCCGTTTGAGTACAGTTTCATAGCCAAAAACTGGGAAGACATAACTCTTGATGAGCTTGTGATCAACAGTGGAGAGACAACAGTTGTCAACTGCATCCTCCGGCTACAGTATACGCCAGATGAAACCATGTCACTCAACTCTCCGAGAGACACGGTTCTGAAACTATTCAGAGATATCAATCCTGACCTCTTTGTGTTTGCAGAGATCAACGGGACTTACAATTCACCCTTCTTCCTAACAAGGTTCAGAGAAGCTCTCTTCCATTGCTCGGCTCTCTTTGACATGTATGAGGCCACATTACCAGAAGAAGACGATTGCAGGACCCTGGTGGAGAGGGAGCTAATCGTAAGAGATGCAATGAGTGTGATAGCCTGTGAAGGGTCTGAACGGTTTGCAAGGCCTGAAACTTACAAGCAATGGCAGGTTAGGATTTTAAGAGCCGGGTTCAAACCGGCGAAACTAAACAAAGAGATCATAAAGCACGCGAAAGAAATAGTGAAACAACGTTACCATAAAGATTTTGTGATTGACAATGATAACCACTGGATGCTTCAGGGCTGGAAAGGAAGAGTCCTTTATGCTGTTTCCTGCTGGAAACCTGCTAAGAA AATCTGTTTGCTCTCATATATATGGAACGAGTCTCTCTACTttcttgaaacttga
- the LOC104780469 gene encoding pentatricopeptide repeat-containing protein At3g46610, with protein sequence MQALSIWPLKSGLLVGSRLEFELDCSCSVVVSPKTRNRHCFLEQACFGSTSSISSGFAINPTSKVLFLCEPKRSLLGSSVGVGWATEQRELGEEDISTEDSSSASEPQTVNGGEKNNSRVNVRELAFSLRGAKTADDVDDVLKDIGELPLQVFCAMIKGFGKDKRLKPAVAVVDWLKRKKIESGGVIGPNLFIYNSLLGAMKQLREAEKILSDMEEEGIVPNIVTYNTLMVIYMEEGEFLKSLGVLDLVKEKGFEPNPITYSTALLVYRRMEDGMGALEFFVELREKYAKGEIGNEANYDWEYEFVKLENFIGRICYQVMRRWLVKDENWSTRVLKLLNAMDSAGIKPSREEHERLIWACTREEHYIVGKELYKRIRERFPEISLSVCNHLIWLMGKAKKWWAALEIYENLLDEGPEPNNLSYELVVSHFSILLSAASKRGIWRWGVRLLNKMEDKGLKPQSRHWNAVLVACSKASETAAAIQIFKAMVDNGEKPTVISYGALLSALEKGKLYDEAFRVWNHMVKVGIEPNLYAYTTMASVLTGQQKFNLLDTLLKEMASKGIEPSVVTYNAVISGCARNGLSGVAYEWFHRMKSENVEPNEITYEMLIEALANDAKPRLAYELHLKAQNEGLKLSSKPYDAVVKSAETYGATIDLNLLGPRPDKKKKV encoded by the coding sequence ATGCAAGCTTTAAGCATTTGGCCATTAAAGTCTGGTCTTTTGGTTGGTTCAAGATTGGAATTTGAGTTGgattgttcttgttctgttgTAGTTAGCCCTAAGACTAGAAATAGACATTGTTTTCTTGAACAGGCTTGCTTTGGTAGTACTAGTAGTATCTCTAGCGGGTTTGCCATTAACCCTACTTCAAAAGTTCTGTTTTTGTGTGAGCCAAAGAGAAGTTTGTTGGGATCATCGGTTGGGGTAGGATGGGCCACGGAGCAACGAGAGCTCGGGGAAGAAGATATTTCCACAGAAGATTCAAGTTCAGCTTCTGAACCACAAACTGTAAATGGAGGAGAAAAGAACAATTCAAGAGTTAATGTTAGAGAATTAGCGTTTAGTTTACGAGGTGCTAAGACAGCTGATGATGTGGATGATGTACTCAAGGATATAGGAGAATTGCCTCTACAAGTCTTTTGTGCTATGATAAAGGGTTTTGGCAAGGACAAGAGATTGAAGCCTGCGGTAGCGGTAGTAGATTGgcttaagaggaagaagattgaaTCAGGAGGTGTCATAGGTCCAAACCTTTTCATATATAACAGTCTTTTGGGTGCGATGAAACAGTTGAGGGAAGCAGAGAAGATACTGAGTGATATGGAGGAAGAAGGGATTGTTCCAAACATTGTTACTTACAATACTTTGATGGTTATTTACATGGAAGAAGGGGAGTTTCTCAAGTCCCTTGGGGTTCTTgatttagtcaaagaaaaaggttttgagCCTAACCCGATAACATATTCAACGGCTTTGCTTGTCTACAGAAGAATGGAAGATGGTATGGGAGCTCTCGAGTTCTTTGTTGAATTGAGAGAAAAATATGCAAAGGGGGAGATAGGGAACGAGGCCAATTACGATTGGGAATATGAGTTTGTTAAGCTCGAAAACTTCATTGGTAGAATATGTTACCAAGTGATGAGGCGGTGGCTGGTGAAAGATGAAAACTGGAGTACTAGAGTGTTGAAGCTTTTGAATGCAATGGACAGTGCAGGGATTAAACCGAGTAGGGAAGAGCACGAGAGGCTTATATGGGCATGTACTCGTGAAGAGCATTATATTGTTGGTAAAGAATTGTATAAAAGAATCAGAGAGAGGTTTCCTGAGATAAGTCTATCTGTCTGCAACCATTTGATTTGGCTGATGGGTAAGGCTAAGAAATGGTGGGCAGCGTTAGAGATCTATGAGAATCTTCTTGACGAAGGACCTGAACCTAACAATTTGTCTTACGAGTTAGTTGTCTCTCATTTCAGTATCTTGCTGAGTGCAGCTAGCAAGAGAGGGATATGGAGATGGGGAGTTAGGTTGCTTAACAAAATGGAAGATAAAGGATTGAAACCGCAGAGCAGACATTGGAACGCGGTTCTTGTAGCGTGTTCAAAAGCCTCTGAGACTGCAGCTGCGATCCAAATCTTTAAAGCAATGGTTGACAACGGCGAAAAGCCAACGGTAATCTCATACGGTGCACTGCTCAGTGCTCTTGAGAAAGGGAAGTTATATGATGAGGCGTTTCGGGTTTGGAACCATATGGTTAAGGTAGGGATTGAGCCAAATCTTTACGCGTACACGACAATGGCTTCAGTTTTGACAGGACAGCAAAAGTTCAATCTTTTGGATACCCTTCTCAAGGAAATGGCTTCAAAGGGTATTGAGCCGAGCGTTGTGACTTACAACGCGGTTATAAGTGGTTGCGCGAGGAACGGGTTAAGTGGTGTGGCTTATGAGTGGTTTCATAGAATGAAAAGCGAGAATGTTGAGCCTAATGAGATAACTTACGAGATGTTGATCGAGGCTCTTGCAAATGATGCAAAGCCAAGGCTTGCTTATGAGTTACATTTGAAGGCTCAAAACGAAGGGCTTAAGCTCTCTTCCAAGCCATACGATGCGGTTGTTAAGTCAGCTGAGACTTATGGAGCCACCATTGATCTTAATCTTTTGGGTCCTCGAccagacaaaaagaagaaagtttag
- the LOC104780470 gene encoding scarecrow-like protein 30 isoform X1, whose product MDSVLQVTVDGFKFENGSGSCCKPMNNLDESCFTCFDESESQSDSSSPTESKVCSDYLPVFKYINDMLMEEDLEDQPCMLVDSLALQAAEKSFYEVLQDQSPPTSDQISNDLEDGSLGNFSSITSLHQPTSDIIGSPEVVSEESTRRYHHRDDDLEGGRKSKLPAISTMDELAEKYEEVLLICQKNNHGEASPNKTKPAKGSSNRSKQQKSEQPVDMRDLLMQCAQAVASFDQSRAAEKLKEIREHSSIRGDATQRLGYHLAEALEARITGTMATPISATYSRTSMVDILKAYKGFVQACPTLRMCYFTANRTIYELASKATTLHIIDFGILYGFQLPCLIQALSNREGGPPLLRVTGIELPQSGFRPSERLEETGRRLKRFCDKFKVPFEYSFIAKNWEDITLDELVINSGETTVVNCILRLQYTPDETMSLNSPRDTVLKLFRDINPDLFVFAEINGTYNSPFFLTRFREALFHCSALFDMYEATLPEEDDCRTLVERELIVRDAMSVIACEGSERFARPETYKQWQVRILRAGFKPAKLNKEIIKHAKEIVKQRYHKDFVIDNDNHWMLQGWKGRVLYAVSCWKPAKKICLLSYIWNESLYFLET is encoded by the exons ATGGATTCTGTTTTGCAAGTAACCGTTGATGGGTTCAAATTCGAAAACGGTTCTGGATCTTGCTGCAAACCAATGAACAATCTTGATGAATCTTGCTTCACTTGTTTCGACGAATCTGAATCTCAGAGCGACTCTTCTTCTCCTACCGAGTCTAAGGTATGTTCAGATTACCTTCCTGTCTTCAAGTACATCAATGACATGTTGATGGAGGAAGATCTTGAAGATCAGCCTTGTATGTTGGTAGACAGTTTGGCTTTACAAGCCGCCGAGAAATCTTTTTACGAAGTGCTTCAAGATCAATCTCCTCCTACTTCTGATCAAATCTCCAACGATTTAGAGGATGGTTCTCTCGGAAACTTCAGCTCTATAACGAGCTTACATCAACCAACCTCAGATATCATTGGATCGCCTGAAGTAGTTTCAGAGGAATCAACGAGAAGGTATCACCATAGGGATGATGATCTTGAGGGTGGAAGGAAATCGAAGCTCCCTGCAATATCTACAATGGATGAGCTGGCTGAAAAGTACGAGGAAGTGTTGTTGATATGTCAAAAGAATAATCATGGAGAAGCAtcaccaaacaaaaccaaaccagcAAAGGGCTCATCGAACCGATCCAAACAACAAAAGTCAGAACAGCCAGTTGATATGCGAGATCTTCTGATGCAATGCGCGCAAGCAGTGGCGAGTTTTGACCAGTCTAGAGCTGCTGAGAAACTTAAGGAGATAAGAGAACACTCTTCTATCCGCGGCGATGCAACTCAGAGACTTGGTTATCACTTAGCCGAAGCGCTTGAAGCACGTATTACCGGAACCATGGCTACACCAATATCTGCTACTTATAGCAGAACATCTATGGTGGACATTTTGAAGGCATACAAAGGGTTTGTTCAAGCTTGCCCCACCTTAAGAATGTGTTACTTCACTGCAAACAGAACAATCTATGAGCTTGCTTCCAAAGCAACCACACTTCACATCATTGATTTTGGGATTCTCTATGGTTTTCAGTTGCCTTGTCTGATACAAGCTCTGTCAAACCGTGAAGGCGGACCACCACTGCTCCGTGTGACTGGTATCGAGCTGCCTCAGTCAGGTTTCCGTCCATCAGAGCGGCTTGAAGAGACAGGGAGAAGACTGAAGAGGTTCTGTGACAAGTTCAAAGTCCCGTTTGAGTACAGTTTCATAGCCAAAAACTGGGAAGACATAACTCTTGATGAGCTTGTGATCAACAGTGGAGAGACAACAGTTGTCAACTGCATCCTCCGGCTACAGTATACGCCAGATGAAACCATGTCACTCAACTCTCCGAGAGACACGGTTCTGAAACTATTCAGAGATATCAATCCTGACCTCTTTGTGTTTGCAGAGATCAACGGGACTTACAATTCACCCTTCTTCCTAACAAGGTTCAGAGAAGCTCTCTTCCATTGCTCGGCTCTCTTTGACATGTATGAGGCCACATTACCAGAAGAAGACGATTGCAGGACCCTGGTGGAGAGGGAGCTAATCGTAAGAGATGCAATGAGTGTGATAGCCTGTGAAGGGTCTGAACGGTTTGCAAGGCCTGAAACTTACAAGCAATGGCAGGTTAGGATTTTAAGAGCCGGGTTCAAACCGGCGAAACTAAACAAAGAGATCATAAAGCACGCGAAAGAAATAGTGAAACAACGTTACCATAAAGATTTTGTGATTGACAATGATAACCACTGGATGCTTCAGGGCTGGAAAGGAAGAGTCCTTTATGCTGTTTCCTGCTGGAAACCTGCTAAGAA AATCTGTTTGCTCTCATATATATGGAACGAGTCTCTCTACTttcttgaaacttga